One Conger conger chromosome 18, fConCon1.1, whole genome shotgun sequence DNA window includes the following coding sequences:
- the mgme1 gene encoding mitochondrial genome maintenance exonuclease 1: MKFGQLFSRVKRIEPARLFSLTAPGSVSVSTACPANGRKKSSQYSSVNTEKYSSLVKSVVSLRTSCQTPASLEEEDGHIYGPVVKSKPARKRLPKTQFPLVNRNSDRIDLTPEAERGSPARFALQRGAGTPSVTHILRQTIPPDQAFYLERWRKNMIALLGEDGFNDYTLHIFRQGKLFHSALETLLLPEKVSAEPTESSEAVEGYLESIQHVLRHIGDVRAVESAVRHQPLLYQGLVDCVAQFRGKLCVIDWKTSEKPKPSLRSTFDNPLQVAAYIGAINNDDNYKYQVERGLIVVAYKDGSPAHPHFMTSELCQEYWTKWLLRLEEFVERQPTASTQ; encoded by the exons ATGAAGTTCGGTCAGCTGTTTTCCAGAGTCAAGCGTATTGAGCCTGCGAGGCtgttctctctcactgcccCCGGTTCCGTTTCTGTTTCCACGGCTTGTCCCGCCAATGGCCGTAAAAAGAGCAGTCAGTACAGTTCGgtgaacacagaaaagtactcCTCACTCGTAAAATCCGTAGTGTCGCTAAGAACAAGCTGCCAGACCCCAGCTAGCCTAGAAGAAGAGGATGGGCATATTTACGGTCCCGTGGTTAAATCAAAACCGGCCAGAAAACGTTTGCCGAAGACCCAGTTCCCGCTGGTGAACCGGAATTCTGACCGAATTGACCTGACGCCGGAAGCGGAGCGGGGATCCCCTGCCCGTTTTGCACTGCAGAGGGGCGCAGGAACCCCGAGCGTGACGCACATTCTGCGGCAAACCATACCCCCAGACCAGGCGTTTTACTTGGAGAGGTGGAGGAAGAATATGATCGCACTATTAGGAGAGGATGGCTTCAATGACTACACTTTGC ACATTTTCCGGCAGGGAAAACTGTTCCACTCAGCCCTGGAGACCCTTCTCTTGCCGGAGAAAGTTTCCGCAGAGCCTACGGAGTCTTCGGAAGCCGTGGAAGGCTACTTGGAGAGCATTCAGCATGTGTTGCGTCACATCGGCGATGTTCGGGCCGTTGAGAGTGCGGTCCGGCATCAGCCCTTACTCTACCAGGGCCTGGTGGACTGTGTGGCCCAGTTCAG AGGTAAACTGTGTGTGATTGACTGGAAGACCTCAGAGAAACCCAAGCCATCCCTTCGCAGCACGTTTGACAACCCTTTACAAGTTGCTGCTTATATCGGCGCCATAAACAATGACGACAATTACAAGTACCAG GTGGAGAGAGGTTTGATTGTTGTAGCGTACAAAGATGGATCGCCTGCTCACCCACACTTCATGACCTCTGAACTCTGTCAGGAGTACTGGACAAAATGGCTTCTCAGGCTAGAGGAGTTTGTGGAGAGGCAGCCCACTGCCTCAACGCAGTGA